A window of Onychostoma macrolepis isolate SWU-2019 chromosome 01, ASM1243209v1, whole genome shotgun sequence contains these coding sequences:
- the LOC131544105 gene encoding uncharacterized protein LOC131544105 produces the protein MFQRCLTLLAVCVVFITTEAVSDVKKAVGETVSFRPDTLESPVTSITWKHVSLSTVKAIEWDVDDGVIIPNQIFKDITTLDERTGQITITNLKVEHSGEYTIDINSKQQGQRFSLEVMERVPKSNITVEESGNTDVVYLRCEYSGTIIWTNLAGETLEGNKNHKPGEFITVKNTGNPENYYTCTLKNAVSDETSDRVYERSVQW, from the exons atgtttcagCGATGCTTGACATTACTTGCTGTCTGCGTTGTGTTCATCACCACAGAAGCTGTTTCAG ATGTGAAGAAAGCAGTGGGTGAGACAGTTTCCTTTCGTCCAGACACATTAGAATCTCCTGTCACCAGCATCACATGGAAACATGTTAGTCTTTCTACTGTGAAGGCGATTGAATGGGACGTTGATGATGGTGTTATCATCCCGAATCAGATATTCAAAGACATCACAACTCTTGATGAGAGAACTGGACAAATCACTATAACTAATTTAAAAGTCGAGCATAGTGGAGAGTATACCATTGACATCAACAGTAAACAGCAGGGACAAAGATTCAGCTTGGAAGTTATGG AGCGGGTCCCCAAATCTAACATAACTGTAGAGGAGAGCGGTAACACTGATGTTGTGTATTTAAGATGTGAGTACAGTGGAACGATCATCTGGACGAATTTAGCTGGAGAAACACTGGAGGGCAATAAGAACCATAAGCCAGGAGAGTTCATCACAGTCAAAAACACAGGAAATCCAGAAAACTACTACACCTGCACACTCAAGAATGCAGTGAGTGATGAGACCAGTGATCGGGTCTATGAGAGATCTGTTCAGTGGTAA